A DNA window from Paenibacillus sp. HWE-109 contains the following coding sequences:
- the coaBC gene encoding bifunctional phosphopantothenoylcysteine decarboxylase/phosphopantothenate--cysteine ligase CoaBC, which yields MSVLQGKTIVLGVCGGIAAYKAAALTSKLTQAGATVRVIMTASAVQFVAPLTFQTLSRHHVFVDTFDEKDPSVVSHINLADSADLVLIAPATANTIGKLALGLGDDMLSTTLLATTAPIWVAPAMNVHMYANPAVQQNMQTLLSRGVRFIEPGEGQLACGYVGKGRLAEPEEIMAAVERHFQGEPGRLKAQRVLVTAGGTLERIDPVRYITNDSSGKMGYAIAEEAVRMGAAVTLVSGPSALPAPNGVELVRVQSALDMREAVLSRLDASDLVIKAAAVADYRPAVVAEQKIKKKADSLTLELIKNPDILQEIGALKKHQFVIGFAAETERLDEHALDKLNRKNCDLIVGNNVSQAGAGFSGDTNVVSIYDRNGLVEALPIQSKKDVARKLLELAADRMPTIAGNSDVR from the coding sequence ATGAGTGTACTGCAGGGTAAAACGATTGTGCTCGGCGTGTGCGGAGGCATTGCCGCTTATAAGGCCGCTGCTTTAACAAGTAAATTGACGCAGGCCGGAGCCACGGTTCGTGTGATTATGACCGCATCCGCTGTTCAATTCGTAGCGCCGTTAACGTTCCAAACGTTGTCGCGTCATCATGTCTTTGTGGATACCTTCGATGAAAAGGATCCATCCGTCGTTTCGCACATTAACTTGGCGGATAGTGCTGATTTGGTGCTGATTGCGCCTGCTACGGCCAATACGATCGGTAAACTGGCGTTGGGTCTAGGCGATGATATGCTGAGCACCACGCTTCTTGCAACGACTGCGCCTATTTGGGTCGCACCGGCCATGAATGTGCATATGTATGCGAATCCGGCTGTGCAGCAGAATATGCAGACGCTGCTAAGCCGCGGCGTGCGATTTATTGAACCTGGCGAAGGGCAGCTTGCCTGCGGATATGTGGGGAAAGGACGGCTTGCGGAGCCTGAAGAAATTATGGCAGCCGTGGAGCGTCATTTTCAGGGAGAGCCTGGTCGATTGAAAGCTCAACGTGTCCTTGTGACAGCCGGAGGCACCTTGGAACGGATTGATCCAGTCCGTTATATCACGAACGATTCATCGGGTAAAATGGGCTATGCCATCGCTGAGGAAGCCGTTCGCATGGGGGCTGCCGTTACTTTGGTGTCAGGACCATCGGCGCTGCCTGCTCCTAACGGGGTAGAACTGGTTCGCGTTCAATCCGCACTGGACATGCGGGAGGCTGTTTTGTCGCGATTGGATGCCAGTGATCTGGTTATTAAAGCGGCGGCTGTCGCTGATTACCGTCCTGCTGTTGTAGCTGAGCAAAAGATAAAAAAGAAAGCTGATTCCCTCACCTTGGAGTTAATTAAAAACCCCGATATTCTGCAAGAAATCGGTGCTCTTAAAAAGCATCAGTTTGTCATCGGGTTTGCTGCCGAAACAGAGCGTCTGGACGAGCATGCCTTGGACAAGCTGAATCGTAAAAATTGCGATCTGATTGTTGGCAATAACGTGTCCCAAGCGGGGGCAGGTTTTAGTGGCGACACGAATGTGGTGAGCATCTATGATCGTAACGGGCTGGTCGAAGCCCTGCCTATACAGAGCAAGAAAGATGTGGCGCGAAAGCTGCTTGAATTGGCAGCGGATCGTATGCCAACCATAGCGGGGAATTCGGATGTACGCTAA
- the rpoZ gene encoding DNA-directed RNA polymerase subunit omega: protein MLYPSIDKLLDIVDSKYSLVVAASKRARSLRDGAKSDLKNQKAHKHVGVALEELYGHYIGYEKIETTETEKYQKK from the coding sequence ATGTTATATCCTTCAATTGATAAACTGCTTGATATCGTGGATAGCAAGTATTCGCTAGTGGTTGCTGCTTCCAAAAGAGCAAGATCGCTGCGCGACGGAGCAAAATCAGATTTGAAAAATCAAAAGGCTCACAAGCATGTTGGTGTTGCGTTGGAAGAACTTTATGGACACTACATTGGCTATGAGAAAATCGAGACAACAGAGACAGAGAAGTATCAGAAGAAATAG
- the gmk gene encoding guanylate kinase, with the protein MTSNTNTLERERGILIVLSGPSGVGKGTVCAALRKISPDIVYSVSATTRSPRQGEVDGVNYFFKTKEQFQQLIDTDEVLEWAEYVDNFYGTPRRFVEDTLRSGQDVILEIEVQGALQVKQKFDEGVFIFLLPPSLDELENRIVTRGTETDEVIRSRMSVAIDEIRLMEHYDYAIVNDHVETACAKIQAILAAEHCRKERMYPKIVQWMDEVN; encoded by the coding sequence ATGACGAGTAATACGAACACCCTTGAGCGTGAGAGAGGCATTCTGATTGTACTGTCTGGACCTTCCGGCGTTGGTAAAGGTACGGTATGTGCAGCTTTGCGCAAGATTTCTCCTGACATTGTTTACTCGGTATCAGCAACGACCCGTTCGCCTAGGCAAGGAGAAGTGGACGGTGTCAATTATTTCTTCAAAACGAAAGAGCAGTTCCAACAGCTCATCGATACGGATGAAGTGTTGGAATGGGCGGAATATGTAGATAATTTCTACGGCACGCCTAGACGGTTTGTCGAAGATACACTTCGCTCTGGCCAAGATGTGATTCTGGAGATTGAAGTGCAGGGGGCATTGCAAGTCAAACAAAAGTTTGATGAAGGTGTTTTCATCTTCTTATTGCCGCCTTCTCTCGATGAGCTTGAGAACCGCATCGTGACACGTGGGACCGAAACCGATGAAGTGATTCGCAGCCGCATGTCGGTCGCGATTGACGAGATCCGTTTAATGGAACACTATGATTATGCCATTGTGAATGATCATGTAGAAACAGCTTGTGCCAAAATACAAGCGATTCTGGCGGCAGAACATTGCAGAAAAGAACGGATGTATCCAAAAATCGTACAATGGATGGATGAGGTGAATTGA
- the remA gene encoding extracellular matrix/biofilm regulator RemA, whose amino-acid sequence MAIKLINIGFGNIVSANRIISIVSPESAPIKRIIQEARDRHMLIDATYGRRTRAVIITDSDHVILSAVQPETVAHRLSNKDDDHDE is encoded by the coding sequence ATGGCTATCAAATTAATTAATATCGGTTTCGGCAACATTGTATCGGCGAACCGTATTATCTCGATCGTGAGTCCGGAATCGGCTCCGATTAAGCGGATCATTCAAGAAGCGCGTGATCGTCACATGCTGATTGACGCTACATATGGTAGAAGAACCCGTGCCGTCATTATTACAGACAGTGATCATGTCATTCTGTCGGCCGTACAACCAGAGACGGTAGCACATAGACTTTCTAACAAGGACGATGATCATGACGAGTAA
- a CDS encoding YicC/YloC family endoribonuclease — MICSMTGFGQANRSFAGYNVFIDVKSVNHRYSEVSIRLPKEWAVFEDALKKTVLQAVKRGRVDVFVTAEREAASQKSVTVDFALADAYLQAAAQLKERYGYVEQVGLKELLRLPDLILMKESRKEPDKEIEQELCACLQEAVSRLSDMRLREGAFLEQDIRERLAELKRIHGELEVLAPQVVEDYAAKMTSRLQSLLQDQTPVDEQRLAMEIAIFADRSNVDEELTRLKSHFGQCDQLLTEQEPVGRKLDFLIQEMNREVNTIGSKSNHSEPTARVITMKAELEKMREQIQNIE, encoded by the coding sequence ATGATTTGCAGTATGACCGGATTCGGACAAGCGAATCGTTCTTTTGCGGGATACAACGTGTTTATCGATGTGAAATCGGTCAATCATAGGTATAGTGAAGTGTCGATTCGATTACCCAAAGAATGGGCTGTCTTCGAAGACGCTTTGAAGAAAACGGTGCTGCAAGCTGTGAAGAGAGGGCGTGTCGACGTCTTCGTTACGGCGGAACGTGAGGCGGCGTCCCAGAAAAGCGTAACGGTTGACTTTGCATTGGCAGATGCCTATTTGCAAGCTGCGGCTCAGTTGAAGGAACGCTATGGGTATGTCGAGCAGGTCGGACTCAAAGAGTTATTGAGGCTGCCGGATCTCATTCTGATGAAGGAGTCGCGGAAGGAACCTGATAAGGAGATTGAACAGGAATTGTGCGCCTGCTTGCAGGAGGCCGTTTCCAGGTTATCCGATATGCGGCTTCGTGAGGGAGCATTTCTGGAGCAGGATATTCGTGAACGTTTAGCAGAGCTCAAGCGGATTCATGGGGAATTGGAAGTCTTGGCGCCTCAAGTGGTTGAGGATTATGCCGCTAAGATGACTAGCAGACTCCAGTCTCTGCTGCAGGATCAAACCCCTGTAGATGAGCAGCGCTTAGCGATGGAAATCGCGATATTCGCAGATCGTTCGAATGTGGATGAAGAATTGACGAGGCTTAAAAGCCATTTTGGGCAATGTGATCAATTGCTCACAGAACAAGAGCCTGTTGGACGCAAATTGGATTTCTTGATTCAGGAGATGAACCGGGAAGTCAATACAATTGGCTCCAAATCGAATCACTCCGAGCCCACGGCCAGGGTCATTACGATGAAAGCAGAGCTTGAGAAAATGCGGGAACAAATACAGAATATCGAGTGA
- a CDS encoding bifunctional homocysteine S-methyltransferase/methylenetetrahydrofolate reductase translates to MKLDLRTALQQEILTGDGAMGTYLYQMGFPVGISYEELNLLRPETVADVHRRYFEAGARLIETNTFSANREKLSKYGLEGDVEAINRAGVELARKAVGNDAYVVGAIGSIRAGKRKNVRTVDVEDSLREQISVLLDSPVDGLLLETFYDLEELQLALRIIRSMSSLPVICQFANEGTGSTQDGVPLHEAFLRLQDDGADVIGFNCRVGPNGILRSLEKLAPIAGVPFSAFPNAGLPDYVDGQYTYAATPQYFAESALRFADLGARIIGGCCGTTPEHIAAVAKALQGYVPAAPGTTVPAQGVRVIEPAPAMPAPPASKPSLLEIVKQRKTVIVELDPPRDLDIEKFMQGSKALQDAHVDAITMADNSLAVTRMSNLALGYLVQDKLGARPLIHIACRDRNMIGTQSHLMGLHALGIDHVLAVTGDPAKFGDLPGSSSVYDLTSFEIIRMIKQLNEGIAFSGKPLKQKANFVVGAAFNPNVKHLDKAVQRLERKIEAGADYIMTQPVYDAKLIEQIYEATQHLNVPIFIGIAPLASGGNAEYLHNEVPGIRLSDEVRARMDGLKGPEGRAIGVEIAKELLDAAMPYFNGIYLMTPFLAYEMCVDLTKYVWEKSNRHDSHLYPLSK, encoded by the coding sequence ATGAAATTGGATCTTCGCACGGCGCTGCAGCAGGAAATATTGACTGGTGACGGCGCTATGGGGACTTATTTATATCAGATGGGGTTTCCGGTCGGCATTTCTTATGAAGAATTGAATTTGCTCAGACCGGAAACGGTTGCTGACGTGCACCGCCGTTATTTCGAGGCAGGTGCTCGTCTTATTGAAACGAATACGTTTTCGGCGAACCGCGAGAAATTATCCAAATACGGACTTGAAGGCGATGTAGAAGCTATCAATCGTGCTGGTGTCGAATTAGCCAGAAAAGCTGTCGGGAATGACGCTTATGTCGTAGGGGCAATCGGTTCTATACGTGCAGGGAAACGCAAAAATGTCCGCACCGTTGATGTCGAAGATTCGCTTCGTGAGCAAATTAGCGTTCTGCTGGATTCGCCAGTCGATGGTTTGCTGCTGGAAACTTTCTATGACCTAGAGGAGCTTCAGCTTGCGCTGCGCATTATCCGCAGCATGAGCAGTTTGCCTGTTATTTGCCAATTCGCGAATGAAGGTACAGGCAGCACACAGGATGGCGTGCCGCTGCATGAAGCGTTCCTGCGGCTGCAGGACGATGGCGCCGATGTCATCGGCTTTAACTGCCGCGTGGGCCCGAACGGGATTCTCCGCTCTCTGGAGAAGCTGGCTCCGATCGCGGGCGTGCCGTTCTCCGCGTTCCCGAACGCGGGGCTGCCCGACTATGTCGACGGGCAGTATACGTATGCGGCGACGCCGCAGTACTTCGCCGAAAGCGCACTGCGCTTCGCCGACCTTGGCGCGCGCATCATCGGCGGGTGCTGCGGCACCACGCCGGAGCACATCGCCGCTGTCGCGAAGGCGCTGCAAGGCTACGTGCCGGCAGCGCCCGGCACGACCGTCCCCGCGCAGGGCGTGCGCGTGATCGAGCCTGCGCCGGCGATGCCTGCGCCGCCGGCCAGCAAACCATCGCTGCTGGAAATCGTCAAGCAGCGCAAAACTGTCATTGTCGAGCTGGATCCCCCGCGGGATCTCGACATCGAGAAATTTATGCAGGGCTCGAAGGCCCTGCAGGATGCCCATGTCGACGCCATCACGATGGCCGACAATTCACTGGCCGTGACGCGCATGAGCAACCTGGCCCTCGGCTACCTCGTGCAGGATAAACTGGGTGCGCGTCCGCTCATCCACATCGCGTGCCGCGACCGCAACATGATTGGGACGCAGTCCCATCTGATGGGTCTTCACGCGCTTGGCATTGACCACGTGCTGGCCGTGACCGGCGATCCCGCCAAATTCGGCGATCTCCCCGGCTCCAGCTCGGTGTACGATCTGACCTCATTCGAGATCATTCGGATGATCAAGCAGTTGAATGAAGGCATCGCTTTCTCCGGGAAGCCGCTCAAACAGAAAGCTAATTTCGTTGTTGGCGCTGCGTTTAACCCGAATGTGAAGCATCTGGATAAAGCGGTTCAGCGTTTGGAACGCAAAATCGAAGCGGGTGCCGACTACATCATGACACAGCCGGTTTACGATGCTAAGCTGATTGAACAAATTTATGAAGCGACCCAGCACTTGAATGTTCCCATTTTTATTGGGATTGCACCGCTTGCCAGCGGAGGGAACGCTGAATATTTGCATAATGAAGTTCCGGGTATCCGGTTATCGGACGAAGTCAGAGCGCGCATGGATGGTCTGAAGGGTCCTGAAGGGCGGGCAATTGGTGTTGAGATTGCCAAAGAGCTGCTGGATGCGGCTATGCCTTACTTCAACGGGATCTACTTGATGACACCTTTTCTGGCCTATGAGATGTGCGTAGATCTGACGAAATACGTATGGGAAAAGTCGAATCGTCATGATTCCCACTTGTACCCACTTTCAAAATGA
- the dapF gene encoding diaminopimelate epimerase, giving the protein MNFSKLHGLGNDFIVIAGHHELPTDVDQLAIRLCNRFFGIGADGLVYILPSEQADFKMRIINSDGTEAEQCGNAIRCVSKYVYDHGLIDRTEITVETLGAGVQQVQLNLKDGKVSTVRVDMGQPILNGLQVPTTVDEAQVVHHPIEVDGREFHFTAVSMGNPHCVIYVEDAVNFDLAAWGPKLEVHPMFPRKVNVEFVTVRDRAYTDMRVWERGAGPTLACGTGACATLVSSVLNGLTDREATVSLKGGDLFIEWNEADNHVYMTGPAEEVYTGTIVK; this is encoded by the coding sequence ATGAATTTCTCTAAATTGCATGGACTAGGCAATGATTTTATCGTAATCGCCGGTCATCACGAATTGCCGACAGATGTGGATCAGCTTGCGATCCGCCTTTGCAATCGTTTTTTCGGCATTGGCGCTGACGGTTTAGTGTATATACTTCCTTCTGAACAAGCTGATTTCAAAATGCGCATTATTAACTCGGACGGCACAGAAGCCGAACAATGCGGCAACGCGATTCGGTGCGTGTCTAAATATGTATATGATCACGGGCTGATCGACCGTACGGAGATTACCGTGGAGACCCTTGGTGCAGGTGTGCAGCAGGTGCAGCTTAATTTGAAAGACGGGAAAGTGTCAACGGTTCGCGTCGATATGGGGCAGCCTATTTTGAACGGTCTGCAGGTTCCGACAACCGTTGATGAAGCTCAGGTTGTTCATCATCCGATTGAAGTGGATGGTCGAGAGTTCCATTTTACAGCGGTTTCTATGGGCAATCCGCACTGTGTCATTTATGTCGAAGATGCAGTGAATTTCGATTTGGCCGCCTGGGGGCCTAAGCTGGAAGTTCACCCGATGTTCCCGCGCAAAGTCAATGTTGAGTTTGTGACAGTCAGAGATCGTGCCTACACGGATATGCGTGTCTGGGAAAGAGGCGCTGGGCCGACGCTGGCTTGTGGAACAGGTGCTTGCGCAACCCTTGTTTCCTCTGTGTTGAATGGCTTGACGGACCGCGAGGCGACCGTATCGTTAAAAGGCGGGGATCTGTTTATTGAATGGAATGAGGCTGACAATCACGTCTATATGACAGGACCGGCTGAAGAAGTCTACACGGGTACGATTGTGAAATAA